In the Pieris napi chromosome 19, ilPieNapi1.2, whole genome shotgun sequence genome, one interval contains:
- the LOC125059261 gene encoding facilitated trehalose transporter Tret1-2 homolog — protein sequence MSRNGKGSPFLKQCFVTATICCNIIGQGAAFGYIAVQLPMLKSKDTEIPLTKTEEAWIAGMLPLCMIPGFFLATPLMDRYGRKATHVILIIPALVGWFMLTIASSVAEIIIARALQGISGGMLNTLRSVLIGEYTSPKNRGAFLTTISFSQAFGIFFVHLIGSCFSWQMTAFISVFLPFVSLLMTIYAPESPSWLLTRGRIDECKEVFRWLRGNEEDEELEDMIQARLAFEKYEATTNHNRNKIVDLIHTIKKKEFYKPIILMAHLNIITQFSGGTTMAAFAPSIIGKLIPQGDVAFWMVFLDTQRLISNFLAVYIMNKVKRRTMMFSTAGLCVISNIAIATYVLCRLMGWNYSSVWLPALLINIQYFTVAVGMVPLPNIIGGEVFALQYRSIGGSISLATGGMFTFVVLLTFLQLMDNLGLHGTYYLYSVILIVNIFVVWLLLPETRGKTLQQIEDEFRGKPLRLDEIEARLSLQSNPIEIYKRRVSEQRFSSTLTL from the exons ATGTCAAGGAATGGGAAGGGATCgccatttttaaaacaa tGTTTTGTAACAGCGACGATTTGTTGCAATATAATTGGGCAAGGTGCTGCTTTTGGCTATATAGCAGTTCAGCTTCCAATGCTTAAGTCTAAGGACACCGAAATACCACTTACAAAGACTGAAGAAGCATGGATCG CTGGTATGCTACCCCTATGCATGATCCCGGGTTTCTTTTTAGCTACGCCATTAATGGACCGCTATGGGCGTAAAGCAACTCATGTTATCCTAATTATACCAGCATTGGTAGGATGGTTCATGCTTACCATTGCTTCTTCTGTTGCT GAAATTATCATCGCAAGAGCTCTCCAAGGGATCTCAGGGGGAATGCTCAATACTCTTCGATCTGTCCTTATTGGTGAATACACCAGTCCCAAAAACCGTGGAGCATTCTTAACCACGATATCATTTTCACAAGCCTTCGGCATATTCTTCGTACATTTAATAGGTTCCTGCTTCAGCTGGCAAATGACTGCTTTTATCTCAGTCTTCCTTCCGTTTGTGAGTTTACTGATGACCATATACGCACCAGAATCTCCCAGTTGGCTCCTAACAAGAGGACGTATTGATGAATGCAAAGAGGTGTTCCGATGGCTCAGAGGCAACGAAGAAGATGAAGAACTAGAAGACATGATTCAAGCAAGGTTGGCTTTTGAGAAATACGAAGCAACCACAAATCATAATAGGAATAAAATCGTCGATCTTATTCACactataaaaaagaaagagTTCTATAaaccaataattttaatggcCCATTTAAATATCATCACACAATTTTCCGGTGGAACGACTATGGCAGCTTTTGCGCCTTCGATAATTGGCAAACTGATACCACAAGGCGATGTGGCATTTTGGATGGTTTTCTTGGATACACAGCGGTTAATAAGCAATTTCCTTGCCGTGTACATTATGAACAAAGTGAAGCGACGAACTATGATGTTTTCTACTGCTGGATTGTGTGTGATAAGTAACATTGCTATTGCCACTTACGTTCTTTGCCGGCTGATGGGCTGGAATTACAGTTCCGTGTGGCTACCAGCGCTTTTGAtcaatatacagtattttacTGTTGCAGTGGGCATGGTGCCCTTACCGAACATAATAGGTGGAGAAGTATTTGCATTGCAATACAGAAGTATAGGTGGATCGATAAGTTTAGCAACTGGTGGGATGTTTACGTTTGTCGTACTCTTAACGTTTCTACAGCTCATGGATAATTTGGGCTTGCATGGCACTTACTACCTATACTCGGTAATTTTGAtagtaaacatttttgtaGTGTGGTTGTTGCTTCCTGAAACGAGAGGGAAGACATTACAGCAAATAGAAGACGAATTTCGAGGTAAACCTTTGAGATTGGACGAAATTGAAGCACGACTGTCGTTGCAGTCTAACCCAatagaaatttataaaaggagAGTGTCTGAACAGAGATTCAGTTCGACGCTCACATTATAG